The proteins below are encoded in one region of Apium graveolens cultivar Ventura chromosome 4, ASM990537v1, whole genome shotgun sequence:
- the LOC141718933 gene encoding uncharacterized protein LOC141718933: protein MAAAGEKKMLQLNELGEFRLRAYKNNRVYKEKVKRWHDRRLVRKSFVPGQQVLLFNARLRLFPRKLKSRCSSPFIVKAVFPHRVVEIFDKHTDQAFKVNGQRLKHYYGDTANREVVSAVIWTT from the coding sequence ATGGCAGCTGCTGGAGAGAAAAAAATGCTTCAACTTAACGAACTCGGCGAGTTCCGTCTTCGGGCTTATAAAAACAACAGAGTATACAAGGAGAAGGTCAAGAGATGGCATGATAGGAGATTAGTGCGCAAGTCATTTGTGCCTGGTCagcaagttcttttgttcaacgctcgtctccgactttttccaaGAAAACTTAAGTCTAGGTGCTCAAGTCCGTTCATTGTCAAAGCTGTGTTTCCACATAGAGTTGTGGAGATTTTTGATAAGCATACGGACCAAGcgttcaaggtaaatggtcagaggttgaagcattactatggtgatacGGCGAACCGTGAAGTGGTGAGCGCGGTTATTTGGACAACTTGA